In Saprospiraceae bacterium, a genomic segment contains:
- a CDS encoding DDE-type integrase/transposase/recombinase — MSYTKNPHMPNVRRDAAYMVRRGFSKEEVGRIYGVGSSTICKWFKKAQVYGFGAIPTRSSRPHHHPKELKEKIVKRIVALRIKTKRTSEVVHQHLLNEGIKVSLNSVRRTIDRHGLMKKRSKWKRYHPPVDRPYPLKSGDLVQIDTIHRMIDQKKRLYVFVLIDVYSRWVYAKAYEKMNGKQTIKFVNEAQRKSVFHFKMLQSDHGPEFSQLFTSRIHKDHRYTRIGKPNDNAHIERVNRTIQEECLDKLPNDVSKINCELKKYLQYYNYERLHLSLNLKTPSQFINNSVQAIG, encoded by the coding sequence ATGTCATACACAAAAAACCCACACATGCCAAACGTACGCAGAGATGCTGCCTACATGGTAAGGAGAGGATTTAGTAAGGAAGAAGTTGGTCGAATATATGGAGTTGGTTCTAGTACGATATGTAAATGGTTCAAGAAAGCACAAGTATATGGATTTGGTGCAATACCGACTAGATCCTCAAGGCCACACCACCATCCGAAAGAATTAAAAGAAAAGATTGTAAAAAGAATTGTGGCTCTACGTATCAAAACAAAAAGAACGAGTGAAGTGGTGCATCAGCATTTACTAAATGAAGGAATCAAGGTTTCTCTGAACTCTGTACGAAGAACCATTGACCGTCATGGCTTAATGAAAAAGAGAAGTAAGTGGAAACGATATCATCCACCCGTAGACCGTCCATATCCCCTTAAATCGGGCGATTTGGTGCAAATTGATACCATTCATCGGATGATTGATCAAAAGAAACGATTGTATGTATTTGTGCTCATTGATGTATATTCAAGATGGGTATATGCAAAAGCGTATGAAAAAATGAACGGTAAACAAACCATTAAATTTGTAAATGAAGCTCAAAGAAAATCTGTATTTCATTTCAAGATGCTACAAAGTGATCACGGACCAGAATTCTCTCAATTGTTCACTTCGAGAATCCACAAAGACCATAGGTACACCAGAATCGGTAAACCCAATGACAACGCTCATATTGAAAGAGTAAACAGAACGATACAAGAAGAATGTTTAGACAAACTTCCTAACGATGTTTCAAAGATTAATTGCGAATTAAAAAAATACCTGCAATACTACAATTACGAAAGATTACACTTGAGTTTAAATTTAAAAACGCCAAGTCAATTTATTAACAATTCCGTCCAAGCTATTGGTTAG
- a CDS encoding response regulator transcription factor — protein sequence MLKIRVAIADDHKIFRTGIVSSLSYYKDIDIVLETSNGKELLENLTSQHIDVILLDVKMPDMDGYETLNILRVNNDEVKVIVLTMHEEDSFIYKFMDSRANSYLIKNSDPAEVYFAIKECHEKGYYMNKRINDVLASKFIEKKHINYRDGIDVAFDSRELKVLKLLAEQKTSLQISKELYIGVRTVDSIRAELLRKTQCKNTAGLVIFCYKNNLIN from the coding sequence ATGTTAAAAATTAGAGTTGCAATAGCAGATGACCATAAAATATTTAGGACAGGTATCGTTTCAAGTCTTTCATATTATAAAGACATTGATATTGTGTTGGAGACTTCAAATGGGAAAGAGCTTTTAGAAAACCTCACATCACAACATATTGATGTAATTTTGCTTGATGTTAAGATGCCTGATATGGATGGCTACGAAACTTTAAACATTCTACGGGTTAATAATGATGAAGTTAAAGTAATTGTACTTACAATGCACGAAGAAGATAGCTTCATTTACAAATTTATGGACTCACGGGCCAATAGTTACCTTATTAAGAATTCTGACCCTGCTGAAGTCTACTTTGCTATCAAAGAATGCCATGAAAAAGGCTATTATATGAATAAGAGGATCAATGATGTTCTAGCATCCAAATTTATTGAGAAAAAGCATATAAATTATAGGGACGGAATAGATGTGGCTTTTGATAGTCGGGAATTGAAGGTGTTAAAACTACTGGCAGAACAAAAAACATCACTTCAAATAAGCAAAGAATTATATATAGGTGTCCGCACGGTTGATAGCATTAGGGCGGAACTATTAAGAAAGACCCAATGTAAAAACACCGCTGGTTTGGTGATATTTTGCTATAAGAATAATTTAATCAATTAA
- a CDS encoding S8 family serine peptidase, protein MAKKSISENKNPEFTGRYLILLPERDSPEGPVNSIHSATGLTLKKSSEFTNSVFSNEDLNNCDGIVLENIGVAIVNKSPKFENSINSLSSQHNMLIEPERVVHAINLMDENSKNYLMGYRDGINGLISQILEENFEENGELITEDEVSASSVGITWGLRATNVVPISPFFTGYSGFGVKVAILDTGFDFNHPDFVGRQIIHSSFISGQSTQDLFGHGTHCTGTACGPLNPAGAFPRYGIAYASQIHIGKVLNNSGSGTDGQILAGINWAYGQGCAIISMSLGARTSGPGFSAVFEATASNLLNNGVLIIAAAGNDSNRPGLINPVSHPANCPSIMAVGAIDSNMNIATFSNGGIYPTYGAVDIVGPGVQVFSALSNPHNALMGPAGIIRGNANGTSMAAPHVAGIAALWGQATGLRGNALWNKLSSTAKNLPQHPTRDVGAGLVQAPQKRKWPIFKHPPFKDRL, encoded by the coding sequence ATGGCAAAGAAATCAATTAGTGAAAACAAAAATCCTGAATTTACAGGAAGATATCTCATTTTGCTCCCGGAGCGAGATTCACCAGAAGGGCCTGTAAATAGTATTCATTCCGCCACAGGTTTAACCTTAAAGAAATCATCTGAATTTACAAATAGTGTATTTTCAAATGAAGATTTGAATAATTGCGATGGAATTGTACTTGAAAACATAGGCGTTGCAATTGTGAACAAAAGTCCAAAATTTGAAAATTCAATAAATTCTTTGTCTTCACAGCACAATATGCTAATTGAACCTGAAAGAGTAGTTCATGCGATTAACCTTATGGACGAAAATTCTAAAAACTATTTAATGGGGTACAGAGATGGCATTAATGGTTTAATTAGTCAAATATTAGAGGAAAATTTTGAAGAAAATGGAGAATTAATAACAGAGGATGAAGTGTCAGCCAGTTCAGTTGGAATTACATGGGGATTAAGAGCAACAAATGTTGTACCTATTTCACCATTCTTTACTGGGTATTCAGGTTTTGGGGTAAAAGTGGCCATTTTAGATACTGGATTTGATTTTAATCATCCGGATTTTGTCGGCAGGCAAATAATCCATTCAAGTTTTATTTCTGGGCAATCCACGCAAGATTTGTTTGGACATGGAACGCATTGCACAGGCACTGCCTGTGGGCCTTTAAATCCTGCAGGGGCATTTCCTAGATATGGCATTGCATATGCGTCTCAAATTCATATAGGAAAGGTATTAAATAATTCCGGAAGTGGAACCGATGGTCAAATCCTGGCAGGTATTAATTGGGCTTATGGCCAAGGTTGTGCCATAATCAGTATGTCATTGGGAGCAAGAACAAGTGGGCCAGGATTTTCGGCTGTATTTGAAGCAACAGCTTCCAATCTTTTAAATAACGGAGTTCTTATTATAGCCGCTGCTGGTAATGACTCGAACCGACCTGGACTTATTAATCCAGTATCTCATCCTGCCAATTGTCCTTCAATTATGGCGGTTGGCGCAATTGATTCGAACATGAATATCGCAACATTCTCTAACGGGGGTATATATCCTACTTATGGAGCTGTTGATATTGTCGGTCCTGGAGTTCAAGTATTTTCTGCTTTATCCAATCCTCATAATGCATTAATGGGGCCTGCAGGTATTATACGAGGTAATGCTAATGGCACGAGCATGGCAGCCCCACATGTGGCCGGAATAGCCGCACTATGGGGTCAAGCTACTGGCCTTAGAGGAAATGCTTTATGGAACAAATTATCATCTACTGCGAAAAACTTACCTCAACATCCAACAAGAGATGTTGGTGCCGGATTGGTACAAGCGCCTCAAAAGAGAAAATGGCCTATATTCAAGCATCCTCCATTTAAGGATCGATTATAA